From one Octopus bimaculoides isolate UCB-OBI-ISO-001 chromosome 1, ASM119413v2, whole genome shotgun sequence genomic stretch:
- the LOC106877749 gene encoding beta-1,3-galactosyltransferase 1 isoform X2, whose protein sequence is MFLRRSRIFRIFLRFLTITSIYTLLHISSTKKHFKVTWLSRRDRQEFEMGKMSNNAIDKNITIDENINRNKTDHSLMHGLSLTVNGGLQSKQNETMKVQNSLPDSSSEEELPYYSRHIIKPSLICVPDDFMIVYIHTAPKNFKRRTAVRKTWGDKKLLGKFKIKLLFVMGVVKDRHVMDMVKLESDRYNDILQSEFNDTYRNLNSKAMAALRWIATNCHNISYIMKTDDDILVDIFQVVKHLRYLQQYKYARRKFILCNVWVGMHVIRNKNSKWYVSHEEYSNNTYDVYCSGSAYILSPDMPVRLLKIALKVPRLWVDDVYVTGMLVNALGIKHTNYNSAYIMGVRDSLDGLSKDIKRKVVFYHIPHTKIIYKLWKVLNERMNHSGATKNILK, encoded by the coding sequence ATGTTTCTGCGCCGATCCAGAATATTCCGCATATTTCTCCGCTTCCTAACCATCACTTCAATTTACACTCTTCTTCACATATCTTCTACGAAGAAACATTTTAAGGTTACATGGCTTTCGAGGCGGGATCGGCAGGAGTTTGAAATGGGAAAAATGAGTAATAATGCCATAGATAAGAATATCACAATcgatgaaaatataaataggaACAAAACTGATCATTCATTGATGCATGGTTTATCATTAACAGTCAATGGTGGTTTACAGTCAAAACAAAATGAGACGATGAAAGTTCAAAATTCCCTTCCGGACAGCTCATCAGAAGAAGAACTGCCTTATTACTCACGTCACATCATTAAACCTTCTTTAATATGTGTCCCTGATGATTTTATGATTGTTTATATTCACACTGCACCAAAAAACTTTAAGCGACGAACGGCAGTACGAAAAACATGGGGCGACAAAAAACTGTTGGGCAAATTTAAAATCAAGTTATTATTTGTGATGGGTGTCGTCAAAGACCGTCACGTTATGGATATGGTCAAATTAGAATCTGACCGTTACAATGACATATTACAGAGTGAATTCAACGACACATATCGAAACTTAAATTCCAAAGCAATGGCAGCGTTGCGTTGGATCGCAACAAACTGCCACAATATCTCATATATAATGAAAACAGATGATGATATATTAGTCGATATTTTTCAAGTGGTAAAACATTTGAGATATCTACAACAGTACAAGTATGCTCGGagaaaatttatattatgtaatgtatgGGTTGGAATGCATGTCATCAGAAACAAAAATAGTAAGTGGTATGTTTCACATGAAGAATATTCTAATAACACCTATGACGTTTATTGCTCGGGGTCTGCTTATATCTTGAGCCCTGACATGCCCGTCCGTTTACTCAAAATTGCATTAAAAGTTCCGCGTCTTTGGGTCGATGATGTTTATGTAACTGGTATGCTGGTCAATGCACTAGGTATAAAACATACTAATTATAATTCGGCCTATATAATGGGTGTTCGTGATTCATTGGATGGGCTTTCAAAGGACATCAAAAGAAAGGTAGTTTTTTATCATATACCTCATACGAAAATTATTTACAAACTGTGGAAGGTATTAAATGAACGCATGAATCATTCCGGTGCcacgaaaaatattttgaaataa
- the LOC106870645 gene encoding ATP-dependent DNA helicase PIF4-like, giving the protein MEGISNEVNNKTLIDIEDRTTTLGGNELSTYGLPQTFRSGSNSLPTAVIRETSYDIQALSNYIAENEHKLLLDQLQAYTTIINSVRQRDGRIFFLDVPAGTGKAFITKLLLAEVRQHQDIAVAVASSGIAATLLPGGRTAHSTFKLPLNLAASEIPSCNINKSSDQGQVLKRCHLIVWDECTMAHKRALEALDRALKDIRDCHAPMGGVTLLLSGDFRKTLPVIPKGTRADEVQACLKSSIMWHHVTIFSLNTNMRAQLHGDQMSKKFAQDILTIGASRCCRRNRSMAILFCC; this is encoded by the coding sequence ATGGAGGGTATCAGCAATGAAGTCAACAACAAAACTCTCATTGACATTGAAGACAGAACTACCACACTGGGTGGTAATGAATTGTCCACATATGGCCTGCCACAGACATTCAGGTCAGGGTCAAATAGCCTTCCTACTGCTGTCATTCGTGAAACCTCATACGACATTCAAGCGCTTTCAAACTACATTGCTGAAAACGAGCATAAATTACTTCTGGACCAGCTGCAGGCCTACACAACTATTATTAACAGTGTACGCCAACGTGATGGACGAATCTTCTTCCTCGATGTTCCTGCAGGGACAGGAAAAGCATTTATAACAAAGCTTCTTCTTGCAGAAGTTAGGCAGCATCAGGACATTGCAGTAGCTGTGGCTTCCTCTGGGATTGCAGCTACTTTGTTACCCGGTGGCAGGACAGCACACTCGACTTTTAAACTCCCTCTAAATTTAGCAGCATCCGAGATACCTTCATGTAACATCAACAAAAGCTCAGATCAGGGGCAGGTACTTAAAAGGTGTCATCTAATTGTctgggatgaatgcaccatgGCTCACAAGAGAGCTTTGGAAGCATTAGATAGAGCCCTGAAAGACATCCGAGACTGTCACGCTCCAATGGGAGGTGTTACGCTTCTGTTGTCAGGTGATTTCAGGAAAACTCTTCCTGTCATTCCAAAAGGCACTAGAGCAGATGAGGTCCAAGCATGCCTAAAGTCCTCTATCATGTGGCACCATGTTACTATCTTCAGTCTAAACACTAACATGAGAGCTCAGCTACACGGCGACCAAATGTCCAAAAAATTCGCACAGGACATTTTGACAATTGGTGCCTCTCGATGCTGCAGAAGAAACAGAAGTATGGCCATTTTGTTCTGTTGTTAA
- the LOC106870651 gene encoding uncharacterized protein LOC106870651, with product MPQNGGFTANIGQHEVDKRWIVPYCPLLSKIFNAHINVEFCNSVKSIKYVCKYINKCSDAPMFGLQQQYCQDEVTHYQVGRYISSNEAFWRIFGFPLHQRHPAIQQLAVHLENGQRVYFTDANASLLAEQPKDSTPTAFFKLCQLDPFAQTLLYPQIPSYYTWNG from the coding sequence ATGCCACAAAACGGCGGTTTCACAGCAAATATAGGACAGCATGAGGTTGATAAAAGATGGATTGTTCCCTACTGCCCACTCCTGTCAAAGATTTTCAATGCCCACATCAACGTTGAGTTTTGCAACTCCGTCAAGTCCATCAAGTATGTCTGCAAGTATATCAACAAATGTTCTGACGCTCCAATGTTTGGACTTCAACAACAATACTGCCAGGATGAGGTGACGCACTATCAGGTGGGACGCTACATAAGTAGCAACGAGGCTTTCTGGCGCATCTTTGGCTTTCCGCTTCACCAACGTCACCCCGCCATTCAACAGCTTGCAGTGCACCTGGAAAACGGTCAAAGAGTCTACTTCACCGATGCTAATGCTTCTCTGTTGGCAGAGCAACCAAAGGATAGCACACCCACTGCATTCTTCAAGCTCTGTCAACTGGATCCATTCGCTCAAACCTTACTGTATCCACAGATTCCATCATACTACACTTGGAATGGATAA
- the LOC106870662 gene encoding uncharacterized protein LOC106870662, with the protein MLQSSIQQRAHRRGFSTPCNSRCLLKTFSYNPNIQYDGHPDINIGDMSITCSFCNANKWSRETPAMCCTNGKVNPTPLQDPPQLLRSLYDGTNTESKHFLNNIRKYNCAFQMTSFSANVVQEGEFMPTFKVQGQVYHRIGSLEPAENKDPQFLQLYFLGNLHEQATRRNSISNGTKFQLIMQLQDLLHQTNSYVRSFKYALETDTCSNFNVVIDAQKRPSTEHAGCYNAPTCNEIAVLLHGQQHNPRDIVLWRRDTTLQRITETHRSYDTLQYPLLFVYGEDGYHIGIPQQHPQNRHEYLNKQVSCMDFYSYQCMTRNNSCNHLHQSQDLFHQFAVDMCAKMESERLCFIRSHQQKLRSDSYIHLRDAINNDAAPTSIGRLCILPSTFTGSPRYMHERTQDAMTFVRHYGRPDLFITFTYNHKWKEIQAELFFGQKPKDRHDILARAFHLKLIILMDLIKKGQIFGPIQCDMYTIEWQKMGLPHAHILLWLSTKIKSTDIDKIISAELPDPALDKVLYDIVKANMVHGPYGHGFNHV; encoded by the coding sequence aTGCTGCAGAGTTCCATTCAACAAAGAGCTCATAGACGAGGATTTTCAACGCCATGCAACTCACGATGTTTATTAAAGACTTTCAGCTACAACCCTAACATTCAATATGATGGCCACCCAGATATAAACATTGGAGATATGTCCATCACTTGCTCTTTCTGCAATGCTAATAAGTGGTCCAGAGAAACTCCTGCTATGTGTTGCACTAACGGAAAAGTTAACCCCACTCCCTTGCAGGATCCACCACAGCTGTTAAGGTCACTCTACGACGGCACAAATACGGAGTCGAAACATTTCCTAAATAACATCCGCAAGTACAATTGTGCATTCCAAATGACATCTTTCAGCGCTAATGTTGTTCAAGAAGGTGAGTTTATGCCAACTTTCAAAGTTCAGGGACAGGTTTACCATAGGATAGGATCGCTCGAACCTGCTGAAAATAAAGATCCTCAATTCCTTCAACTGTACTTTCTAGGTAATTTACATGAGCAAGCCACCCGACGAAACTCCATTTCCAATGGCACTAAATTTCAATTGATAATGCAACTGCAAGACCTGCTGCACCAGACAAACAGCTACGTACGCAGCTTCAAGTATGCCTTGGAAACCGATACTTGTTCTAATTTCAATGTTGTCATAGATGCTCAGAAGAGACCATCTACAGAACATGCAGGCTGTTACAATGCACCCACATGCAATGAAATAGCTGTACTCCTTCACGGTCAACAGCACAATCCCAGAGACATTGTCCTTTGGCGACGTGACACCACCCTCCAACGAATTACAGAAACACACCGATCATACGACACACTTCAGTAtccacttctgtttgtttatggtGAAGATGGCTACCACATCGGTATACCACAGCAACATCCACAAAATCGTCATGAATATCTGAACAAGCAAGTATCCTGCATGGACTTCTACTCATACCAATGTATGACACGAAACAACTCCTGTAATCACCTCCACCAGTCTCAAGATCTGTTTCATCAATTTGCAGTTGATATGTGCGCAAAAATGGAATCAGAGAGATTGTGTTTCATCAGATCACATCAACAAAAATTGCGCTCTGACAGCTACATCCATCTCCGAGATGCCATCAACAACGATGCTGCTCCAACAAGCATAGGAAGACTTTGCATCTTGCCTTCCACATTCACTGGAAGTCCGCGATATATGCATGAAAGAACACAGGATGCAATGACCTTTGTACGCCATTACGGCAGGCCTGACTTATTCATCACTTTCACATATAATCATAAGTGGAAGGAGATTCAGGCCGAACTCTTCTTCGGTCAAAAGCCTAAAGACAGGCATGACATCCTCGCTCGAGCTTTCCATCTGAAATTAATTATTCTCATGGACCTCATCAAAAAAGGGCAAATCTTCGGACCCATACAATGTGACATGTACACAATCGAATGGCAAAAAATGGGCCTTCCACATGCTCATATCCTGCTTTGGCTCTCAACGAAGATCAAATCAACTGACATCGACAAGATAATCTCTGCAGAACTTCCTGATCCAGCTTTAGACAAGGTACTATACGACATAGTTAAAGCAAACATGGTGCATGGTCCATATGGGCATGGATTCAACCATGTTTGA